In the Sphingobacterium sp. PCS056 genome, AAGCTCATCAGCTTCTTTTACTACGCCAAATGAGGCGGTCAAAATCGTAGCTAAAAGAACTATGAATATAGTAAATGCTGCTATTGGAGAAAATGTTGTCCTAAAAATCTGTTGATCAAAGAGCATCAGTCCAATGACAATAATCCATATGATGAGTAGTCGGATAATTGTTTTTGTATTCAGTATTATTTTCATATTGCTGCGGTATATAAATTACTGATACAAATATCTTTACTAAAAATGGGATTAATTTTAACATTTGATAAAAACTATAAATAGCGGAATTATTTGTTTTATGTGCAAAGCGCAATTTCTATTGTATCAGAACTTCATCTTATTATTTTTCAAGGATGTGTTCGTAATTTTTTTGTTTTGATTCCTAGCTACTCGACTCATTACTTGATATTTTTAGTATATTCGTTTTGATAATTATCATAATAAATCTAAACCATTGTCACAATTCTTTAAAACTATGTTAACAAATCGTTTAAAATATAGTGTTCTCTTTTGCTTATTGGGAGCAAGTGTAAGTTCATGTCAAACGACAGATCAAAAAAAAGAACCCGAAGTAGAACATAATCCAGCTAAACAAGTCGTGCCAGAAAGAGCAAAAGATTTGATCGGTCGTTGGGATTTAAATGTGGACAAAGATGGAAAGGTCGTACCATCATGGATTGAAGTAAAACTATCTGGATTTAATACCTTAGTGGGGAGTTATGTTGGCGATAGTGGCAGCGCTCGTCCAGTTTCACATGTCAAACTGGAGGATGGAAAATTTTCATTTGCTATACCACCACAATGGGAAGGTGGCGAAGGGGACTTTGTGATTGCAGGCGAATTAACAGCTACAGGTATTAAAGGTACTGTGACGACTAATAAAGGTGTTAGCTATAACTTTACAGGTGAAAAAGCACCCTATTTAAATCGTACAGGAACTGTTCAATGGGGAGAGGCTATTGAGCTTTTTAATGGTCAGGATCTGACAGGTTGGAAAACCATTGGTGGAGAGAATAATTGGTCAGTGAAAGATGGTGTCTTGACGAATGCAAAGGCGGGAGCTAATCTGGTAACGGATCAAAAATTTGAAGATTTTAAACTGGAAGCAGAATTTCGTTATACATCAGGGGGAAATTCGGGTATCTATCTGAGAGGGCGATATGAATTGCAAATAGAAGATAGTCCTAAGGATCAGCATCCTGGAAGTCTTTATTTTGGCGGTATCTATGGTTTTTTAGCTCCAAATGAAATGGCTACTTTAGGACCGGATCAGTGGCAGAAATATGAAGTTACATTGGTCGGAAGATTGGTAACTATTGTCGCAAATGGTAAGACTGTCATAAGTAATCAAGAAATTCCAGGTATTACAGGGGGCGCATTGGACAGTAAAGAGGGCGAACCAGGACCTATATATTTACAGGGAGATCATGCTCCGGTAGAATTTAGAAAAATAAAGATTATACCGGCTAAGAAATAAAAAAAATTAAAAGCCTCTTTCGGTAGAAAGAGGCTTTTAATTTTTATAAGATTATTTTCACAAATTGACCACTTGGATCGAACAATAAATCGACATCATTTGTTAATTCGACTTCAAATCCAGCAGTAACTTTATCGATGGCACTGATTTGTGCTGTTCTATAATTTGTATCCACATAGCTGACTATCGTAGATGAGATAAAACCTGTTGGAATAGCAGTATCATTGTCGGATTCTACCTCTTTCCAATTACCTTCTTGATCAAAATCAACTTCGATTCCATTGGCTAACTCTACACTGTAAGCGGTTTTATTTGTTGCAGTAGGAGTTTGTTTCTCAGCTTTTCGAATGGTGACATCTTTGAAGAAGGTGTTAAGAAATGTTGATGCTGATGCTGGTAAAGATGTAGCAGGGACTTGATGATCATCATCTTTATCACATGATACCACAATGATTGCAAATGCAAGTAGAGCTGTGCATGTTAAAATTAGCTTTTTCATATTTTAGTTTTAATTAATCATCTATTTTAGTAAACTGCCCCTTTTTATTAAACTCCAACTCAAGTCCATTCGAAATCTCTACTTCATATTTACGTAACGATTTTTTTATTTTTACGATCTGTGTATTTGGAAAACTTTTTGCCACATAATTTTGAATAGTCCTAGGTACAATTTTTAAAGGAATGGCAATCTTGTGGCCATCGACTTCTTCCCAATTTCCAGATTTATCAAATTCTATTTCTGTACCATTGTTAAGAATAACTTTATATTCCTTTGAAAATAAACTTTCTTGTTCTTCAATTGTACTGCTGATTTGATTAATCGCAAAATTATTCTTAATGAATGTTTGCGCATTTGCTGGTAATTGGTTGTTGTTGATTACTTTTTTTTGTGCAAATCCAAATGTCGATAACGCCATTAATGCGATGATAGCTATTGTTTTCATTTTGTTCATAATAAATACTCCTTTTATTTTATAACAAAGTTCGTAGACGATTTGGTAAAGAATTGGGAATTATAGTTTGTGTATTTTAAAAATGTGTAAACTTTCTGAATATAAATAGCTTATGTTTATATCTTTATTTGTTTCTATAATTGTTTTAACGATAGAAAGTCCCAATCCATTCGAATTTACAGCATCGTTTTCTTTATGAAAGCGGTCAAAAATATGCTCTGCCACTAGTGCTTTGCCTTTACCGGTATTAGCAATTGTAAATTGATGTTGATAAACCTCAATTTTAATGAGACCAGATGGTGATTTGTTATAATTGATCGCATTCCTCATTAAATTGGATAATAGAATTTTAGCTAAGTCTACATTAAAATCTATTGTAAATGTACCATGTTCATTGATCTGAATATCAATTCCTTTGAAACTCATCAAATCTGTAAGCTCTTCAGAGATCTCATGGATCAATGAATTAAAGTTTATTTTTTCAATAGCTTCAAATTGATTATTTTCAATGCGGGATAGCATAAGTAATGCTTTATTCAACTTGATCATACGCTCTAGTGATTCCTTGGTTTCACTGATCGTGATTAAATGATGCTCAGCTAAGTCTTCATCTTCTAATAATAATTCTAGTTTATTAGTACTTATAGCTAATGGGGTTTGTAGCTCATGCGAGGCATTTTCAATAAATAGCTTTTGTTGTTTAAATATTTTTTCATTACGATCTAACATTTTATCAATCTCTGTATCCAATAGGTTAAATTCTCGGACATTGCTTTTAATGGGCTCGGATATTCTAATCTTTCCAAACTGATATTGTTCTAGTTTATCCAGTATCTGATAAAAGGGTTTAAAAGCTCGGTAGAATACCAACGTATTGAGTAAAAATATACTGATTATGATCAAGAAATAAAGGATGATCAATGCGGTTGCAAGATCGTATTTTAACTCATCTTCTTCAACAGTAGAAGTACGAATTTCTAAATGATACATTTGATTATCCTTACCGTAGAAATAGGTTGTTAGTATACGGTAAGGCTCCATATCATCATCATATGGCATATAAATAAGTTCATTCCTGAACGTACTTTTTTCTAGATGCTTCTTTTTAACGTTTGATTTTGTAATCTTAAATTGATTGATTCCAAAAGTATCTGTTTTTAAGATCGATTCATCTTGATAGGCTGCACGAATAATTTCAATTTTTTGATTTTTTAAACCATCATCTACATTATCATATACCTCTTCAATTATATAGGCATAAAATAATGTAGCCCATACCGCAATTACAATCAAAATGATAATCGTGATATAGCGTAAAGTATAATTTTTGAGAGATTTTTTCATCAAAATAAATTGTTATAATAGGGAGCGCTGATTGTACTACATCATGATGTTAATTTCACTCGGTTGTATTAAATCAATTTATATCCAATGCCATATACCGCTTGAATATCAATTTCTGCATGATTATCTTTCAACTTTTTTCTTAAATTTTTAATTTGAGAATAGATAAAGTCTAAACTGTCAGCTTGATCAATATGATCTCCCCAAATTGATTCAGCTAAACTATTTTTCTGAATAAGCTTAGTGGGTCTTATGATGAAATAATAGAGTAGATCAAACTCCTTTCGGTTTAGATTTACTAGTTTGTTATTCACCTGTATACTTCTGTCGGTAGTGTTAACTGCTACATTTTTATAAACTATCAC is a window encoding:
- a CDS encoding sensor histidine kinase, coding for MKKSLKNYTLRYITIIILIVIAVWATLFYAYIIEEVYDNVDDGLKNQKIEIIRAAYQDESILKTDTFGINQFKITKSNVKKKHLEKSTFRNELIYMPYDDDMEPYRILTTYFYGKDNQMYHLEIRTSTVEEDELKYDLATALIILYFLIIISIFLLNTLVFYRAFKPFYQILDKLEQYQFGKIRISEPIKSNVREFNLLDTEIDKMLDRNEKIFKQQKLFIENASHELQTPLAISTNKLELLLEDEDLAEHHLITISETKESLERMIKLNKALLMLSRIENNQFEAIEKINFNSLIHEISEELTDLMSFKGIDIQINEHGTFTIDFNVDLAKILLSNLMRNAINYNKSPSGLIKIEVYQHQFTIANTGKGKALVAEHIFDRFHKENDAVNSNGLGLSIVKTIIETNKDINISYLYSESLHIFKIHKL
- a CDS encoding PepSY-like domain-containing protein, with the protein product MKKLILTCTALLAFAIIVVSCDKDDDHQVPATSLPASASTFLNTFFKDVTIRKAEKQTPTATNKTAYSVELANGIEVDFDQEGNWKEVESDNDTAIPTGFISSTIVSYVDTNYRTAQISAIDKVTAGFEVELTNDVDLLFDPSGQFVKIIL
- a CDS encoding DUF1080 domain-containing protein, producing the protein MLTNRLKYSVLFCLLGASVSSCQTTDQKKEPEVEHNPAKQVVPERAKDLIGRWDLNVDKDGKVVPSWIEVKLSGFNTLVGSYVGDSGSARPVSHVKLEDGKFSFAIPPQWEGGEGDFVIAGELTATGIKGTVTTNKGVSYNFTGEKAPYLNRTGTVQWGEAIELFNGQDLTGWKTIGGENNWSVKDGVLTNAKAGANLVTDQKFEDFKLEAEFRYTSGGNSGIYLRGRYELQIEDSPKDQHPGSLYFGGIYGFLAPNEMATLGPDQWQKYEVTLVGRLVTIVANGKTVISNQEIPGITGGALDSKEGEPGPIYLQGDHAPVEFRKIKIIPAKK
- a CDS encoding PepSY-like domain-containing protein, giving the protein MKTIAIIALMALSTFGFAQKKVINNNQLPANAQTFIKNNFAINQISSTIEEQESLFSKEYKVILNNGTEIEFDKSGNWEEVDGHKIAIPLKIVPRTIQNYVAKSFPNTQIVKIKKSLRKYEVEISNGLELEFNKKGQFTKIDD